The genomic interval TGATCAAAGATATACTCATGAAGAATCAACTTAATATTGATTATATTATGTTTTCGCTTTTCTTAACTAAGGATCGAGCGAAAGTGGATGTGACAGTTCCTTCCAGCCTGTCCAGACCAACACGTTGCAGCACACTCCTTTGTCATGTGGCTTCTAGCTACAGTTTAATAGTatgtttatcaaattatttaaaaattgtcaCCAAGCGGTCTCTCATTGTGAGAATTGGGTGAGAGTCAATCTTTTGGTTCTGATtaccctttttgttttttgacttTTGTATTGTAACGTGTGTTTACTTTGGGAAGACTGTAGGGGACTCCCACCCCATCGAACTTATATCTTGTATCCGTTAGTTTTATCTATAAATGCTTACTTGTCAAGAAAAAAAGGCACTTAACATTGATTGCTTTATATAAAAATGgtggaaaataaaacaagagtTAATTTCAGCCCTTAGGTCAAGACTCTCGATCGATCGAGTTCCTTATGTTAATTTGTATTGAAAATGAGTCATGTCTCGGCCAACGGTCGTAAACAAAAACACGAGTAATTCCAGCCATATTTTATTGCAATCTTGTCTTGATCAGAAAGCTCATCTATCAAAGTGTCCgggaataaaattataaacagtTATGTCCTTAGACGTCACCCATGATGATAATTAAACATTGACATTACGTGACtaaaaagaaaacgaaagttaaattacttatttgGCACACATATACTAACTTTAattaatcctatatatatatatatatatatataaattcctAATCAAAGAGTAATTATCATGTTCATGGATGTCAAAGGGATGAGATTTATCGTATATTGcgtattatttattagttagcTTTCTATCATTATGTCTTTAGTTGAGAATTGCAATTGATTACTCGATTTATCTTGAAACATCATTTGATCAAGATAGATTTTtaaggctcgtttggatagttagatgagataagattagttttagatgagttgaataaaatattattagaatattattttttaatattaatattattttaaaatttaaaaaaattaaattatttattatattttgtatcagaatttaaaaaaattataataataaaataaaatgaagtgaaagtattttttgtaaaCAAACGATACCTAATATTTGAGCCATCGTATCTTGTTTTAACACGAatcttgcctttttttttttaaatttatttatttaaaaaaaaaaaacaaaagctgcGCACAATGTTGGGCCGAGAGTTTGGTTTCTTACATCACATTCAAGCTCTTGTAATACTTCTACCGGGCTTTAGGTAGTTTGCTCTTTCGAATATAACTAAGCAGCGGCCCAGCCATTTCTGCCTGAGATTCGATAGCCACAGGTCTCGCTCAGAACTTCCATCGAACACCTAGCAATCTAGGACTGACTTCCATTACAATAACCTTCACTCTAATACACGTGGCAAAAGCTCAGAAGCCTTGTAGCACACGTTTCACCTACCCAACTTTAGCTCCTTCCTTTTTCATTTCGAAGCCTTCCTTCTGATTGTCCATCGTCGCAGAACGCAGAGAACAACAAGATAATGCACCGCTTCAAATCCTCTCTTCGGTATCCCAAATTCGCTGCATACAGTTTCGTATCAAAACGTTTCTCTCACCTCGAAACCACCGGGTCCCTGGCCTCGCTCCTCGGGTCCCGCTCTGTGGTCCGCTTCCGAGGTCCTGATACTTTGAAGTTCCTCCAGGGCCTGCTGACGAACGATGTACGGAGGTTCGGTGAACCTCTGGGCGAGAGAACCTCGACCTTTCCCACGCCCAATTTGCCCGCCATGTCTGTCCCGCCCATGTACGCCGCGCTCTTGACCCCCCAAGGAAGGTTTCTGTACGACCTGTTCTTGTACGTGCCGCCGAGGCCTGAGGCCAAGCTCGATAGGAACGGTTCCGGACCCGGCTCGAACTCGGACGAGTCGTTCCAGCTGTTTGCGGATGTGGATGCAACTGTTTTGGATGAGCTCTTGCAGACCTTCAGGAAGTGAGTTAATCGAATTTTCAGTCATCTTACATTATTTGCGTTATTTCTCAAGTAggttttataaataatattactaggAATCTCACCAAGTGAGTTTTGTAAGTCATAGCATCTATTTGGGACCTTGAATGGTTAATTTCGTAATTTTGGCTTGAGAATAGCAGTTATTCATGAAATAAAAGAATGCTGTATTCGAATTGGCGGTTGTTAAGATTGGTTTATTGTCTTAAATTTTATGGTAAATTAGGAAGAGTAGAATCGTAGTTAGATTACAGCTGAATTTGTGAACTTCGAGTGCACATTTTGCTCTTGAACTATAAGGACTAGGAGTTCGGTTTTCTTGTAAAGAAACACGCTTAGTTCTTAAGAAGTCTTAGATTAGTTACTGTCATTTTGTTACTGCGGATTTTCTGCTAACCTTGACAATTGAGTGGTCACAATAAGTCATGAAGCATGTCCCAGCATGTGGTAGGTCACTTGAGCACTCAATGAAATATGGGGAGCTATTGTTTGGCCATGGAAAACAATAACCTGCAAGTAAAGATCGTAAATTTAGGTGGTTGGAGATCAAGAATCATTTTTGAACGGAAATGATTCTTttcgataaaaaaattattctttatctCCAATGTTTTTCTGCTTTTAGCAGCTCAGTTGGAGAATAATACATTATGATTTGTTCTTGCTCAACATTGCTTGCTGGGTTTTGGATAAAAGAACTGGCTTGGTATAGAGGAGCAGATATGAAAATGTGAAAGGTCGTCTTTTGTGTATCCTTTGAGTGAGTTTTCATTAGCTGATATATCAGAGTCCTTCAAGCGACACTTTCTTCTAGGGTACTGCACCATAGATTCCTCTAGCTATTTTCCTAGTTACAGCAATTTGGCCTCTAACCTGTTTTATGAGACTTGGTGCTGCCTGTGTTATGTATGAGTAACTATGGTTCACTGGTTGACCAGGCAGTCACCGCAATTTTCTTGGATAAGGATGAAAATGGAAAGTTAATAAGGAGGGAAAGAATCATGGAAAACACAGTTTTCGGATCCAGTCCCAACTCAAAATACAAAAGGATCCCTCTGTCGCTAGAAAGTTGATGTTTGCTTGATTTTTGATCCACCAACCCTTCTTGCACTTCCTTCTAAATATGAATAATTGTGGCTGAAaacaagaataaattaataattagttccATTTTTTGCAATTATGCTATAAGATATGTGACCAACACCTAGACAGCACCGGGACAATTACAGAGGCTTTCCTATGTGGGTGAACGACCATTTTTTCCCTCTTAATGCTCTTTTATTTGCTTAATCTGTAATAACAAAGCCAGTAATATCCTTTTGTGGAAGCAATTgtgcactttttatttttgtcaatatAAGCTTTTAAATTTATGCATTTGCAtattttctatttgaaaatcTTGTGCAAGCAGATACCGATTAAGGTCTAAGGTTGAGATTGAGAATGTCGCAGAAGACTTCTCTTGCTGGCAGCGTTATGGTGGGAACCTTTCTGAAAAATCGTTATCTGCAGAAGAACCAGAGGCTGCCAGTGTTGGCTGGGGTGGTGGTGTTGATCGCACTGGAGTGTCAGCTTCACGTGGAGTTAATCTTGGATGGCAATGGTTTAAGGATCCCAGATTGGATTCTCTTGGTTTCAGGGGGATCTTCCCATCGGACACGATACGTGAGTTTTCTAAGCTTTTGCTGCTCCTGAGATCTGCATATGTTTACAGTATCAAAAAGTTTCCAAGGGCTTATGATGACATCATGGATCATTTGACAGATCCACTTACTGAATAAGCTGcataaatattttccttttgtgcCTGTTGCAGCACCTTTGGTCGAGGCTGACAAAGAAACAGATGAACAGAATTATCTACTCTGGAGGTTGCAGAAGGGAGTTGCAGAAGGCTCGACTGAGATTCCAAAAGGTAGTTTTTTGTTTCCTCCTTGAGGTTATGCTCGAGTTTTGGCAATATTTTCCTTAACGTATTTTAGATCCTGAACTCAAATCTAATTGATTTTTGTATCCGGCCCTTCACCCTTTCAATTGCTGTGGCTAGTAACTTGTCTGCATTTTGTAACTGTAATCATGACATGATTATTTGCctagtttttctcttttaatttttgatgaaattgtttctctccatttctatttttatgtacaaatatcacacacacacatcatgTACTTTTTTCTGGATAGAAATCATGGAGTTCTTATTATCACTTCTAGGAGAGGCAATTCCACTTGAATACAATCTTGCGGGTCTGAATGCAATAAGCTTTGACAAAGGGTGCTACGTGGGCCAAGAGCTTGTTGCTCGTACGCATCACCGGGGTGTCATTCGCAAGCGTGCAGTTCCTTTAAGGTTTCTCAGTGATAGTGGAGAAGGTAAATATTCCTCTCATCTGAAATCTTACCCCGTTTTATCCCTCCCTGGTCCTGGTATGACCCAAACGTTTCATTCCTGTTGCTCAGATGTGGAGCAGAAAGTCGCTCCTGGCTCAGAAGTAAAGGACGATAGCTCCCACAAGAAGGTTGGTACGGTGACAACTGCACTAGGGTGTCGTGGGCTGGGACTTCTGCGGTTGGAGGATGCCTTCAAAGGATCGGGTGCATTGACTATACAAGGACGCGAGGATGTTAAGGTCGAGGCTTTTAGACCAGATTGGTGGCCTGCTGAATGGTTTCAAGAGCATCAACAACACAGTGCTGTTGCTTAGAGTAGTCCTACTGTCTTGGCGAGTATGCTGGCCGTGAATCTTCTTCTAAGGGTTGAAACCTCGTAGCTCTTcagtttttttcccttcttctgagaaaataaaatgaggccGTTCTCTATTCTTTATTgccagaaagaaagaaagagaatttTTGTAGAAACCCTGATTTGCACATTAATTCCTCAAAtagcatttaaaattttagcgAGGGGAAATAGAAAGAATGTTGTGGGTAGATAACTCGAGGAAAATGGATGGAAAGTGGATAATAATATATCTTTGTTTTCTCAATGTCTGCCTTCTCTGTACGGGCTTCATCTAAAGTTTTCTGAATGTGTCAAACCTCTAATATATGCCTTTTGATTGCATCAAAGTAAAGAATCAATGACTTCAAGTAACAGATTTAGTCTCTTGGGCCAAGGAACAAACGATTAGGTTTTTCACTTCTTGTTTAAAGACCATGCACCTCAAGAAGACAAAACTACTCAAGAAATTGTGACGTTGTGATAAGAGACCCAGCTGCTATTATAAATGAACACATTAGCATTTGGCACCATCACTTAGCGGGGCAGTGGTTGCAAATGCATTTCTTCATTGTATgcgaaactatatatataaatggatgAAATAAGCAGAGTTTCTTCCAATTCCTCATCACAGCTACTGCTTTTCAGAAAGGTAGAAATATCTTATTACAATTAATCACGAGGACTCATGTTTCCCAGCATAGACTTCTCTTCCACCATCAATTTGCAGGAAACTAAGTCTTTCACACGTATCAGTAATATCATTAGTTTGCTCAGAAGGATATAACTATAAATAGGACCAGCTTCAACAAGAGTAGACATATTGATGAAGGTCCATCATTAGGTTATTATCTTCAGCAACTCCCATGAAATAGACACAAAAATAGGCCATTAAGAACTGTCACTAAAACTGCTTAGCTCCTCAATTACGGCCTCGATGTTTGGCCTGTGGTCAGGGTGCTCGTGGGTGCACATCAGTGCAATTTCTGCCAACTTAGTTGCCTCAGATTCAGAGAAACTCACCTTCAGATTTGTGTCCATGAAATCTTGAAATCTATAAGATTCAGCTGCCAATTTTATTGAGTTGGTGACATTCTGCTTACCGGAAAGAATTTGGAGGATGATTACTCCAAATGCATATATGTCACTCTTCTCAGTGAAGCGACCGGTGGTAATGTACTCAGGAGCTAGGTATCCCATGGCAGCACTAATTTTAAGAGCCGAGAAGATAATGTCATCAGCAAGAAGCTTAGGAAGGCCAGAATCtgaaatcaatggattgaactGCTGATCAATGAGAATCTTCTCGACTGATATGTTTTGGTGAATTATGGCAGGCTTGTTTTCTTTGCTGCTATGTAAATACCCAATCCCTGGTCAGAAAAGCACAACACAACATCAAAATAAGCAACCATATATTTTGAGGTCTTGTGATCCCGCATATCATACAGTCTCACTTCATTGGTTTTCTTAAACTAAATTTGTATTTTGAGATTCAGGGGTGAGATCAGTAACTAAAAAATACGAGGAAGAAAGGAGTGTGCACTTACACACCTTGTTAAaatatgagaaagaaaatttCCATTTTGGCAGCGCCTCTAAAGAGCAAAACATCATCTAAAATCAGGACATAAAATGAAAGAGGCACTTGAAGAAATGGACAAGATCAGCCTCAAAAACTCCACAGTTGGCAGCATTTATTCTCTAATAATTTGTCATGATAGTGCAATTCACTATTATGGAAACTTGGAATTTGGCAGCATTTATTCTCTAATAATTTGTCATGATAGTGCAATTCACTATTATGGaaacttggaattttttttttctactccccccccccccaaaaaaaaaaaaaaaaccaattttgtAGGTTGTAACAAATTTGTACTAATAAATTCAATAGCAAAATCGTAATAGCAATTAAATCTCCAAGTGACACATACAGCAAATGATTGGGACAAAGATACGTATTCATCAACAAATGCAGTCAAAGCATTTGTGTTGATAAATTCTCAAATTAATAGACCTATAACTAACCTACTAATATTATTGAGAAATGCacatcatgatcatgcatggaAAAACTAAAGAAACAGCACAGCATATCCAACTATAACTGTTATTTCCTTAGACTAGGATTACCTATCAACCCATTCAGCGTCAAGATACAATGCAGCATCATTACAACAGATTTGTGAATAATGTGATGAATATAAATCTCTGACCTTTTGCAATGCCACTGATGATAGAAACCCTCTTGGACCAGTCGAGAGCTAGGTTGCTTCCATCATCCAAATCAAGATATCTAGACAGGTTGCCATTTGGAGCAAAATCAtatatgagaaaacattcacCCCTGCTCCTTGAGCAACAGAAACCTCTCAGCTGAACAAGGTTTTCATGTCTCAGTGAGGTTAATAATTTCAAACCCTTCACAAACTCCGCTTCCTCAGACTTACAGCTAGTCACATTAATGCTTCTAATAGCTACAATAGAACCATCTCTAAGAATTCCTTTGTACACAGCTGAGAATTTGCTCTTTCCCAGTAAATTTACCTCAGAGAAGTGCTGGGTTGCAGACTCAACCTCTTCCATGTTGAACCTAAAGTAACTTAGATAATCGTGAGGAGATCCAATGCCATTTCGGCCATCAGCCAAAGGGTCCCATCCATTGGAGTACTCAAGAATTACTAGTGGAGATGCACTATTCACATAGAACTTAGCCTGGTCAGTGCTAAGTCGATCATCAGAAAAATCAGATATGGTCCCGATCTTTTGTTTCTTCCGGCGGTACATGATAATGATCAGAAATACAGCCCCTGTCAATATGACAGTGACTGTAATAACCCCTGCAACTACTGCAGCCTGTGGGAATCTTGTTGACATTGAGCAATGCGTCCGGCTGCAATGAGCTCCAAAATTTGGGGGTTGAGGGTTGGCT from Juglans regia cultivar Chandler chromosome 2, Walnut 2.0, whole genome shotgun sequence carries:
- the LOC109011139 gene encoding putative transferase At4g12130, mitochondrial, whose protein sequence is MHRFKSSLRYPKFAAYSFVSKRFSHLETTGSLASLLGSRSVVRFRGPDTLKFLQGLLTNDVRRFGEPLGERTSTFPTPNLPAMSVPPMYAALLTPQGRFLYDLFLYVPPRPEAKLDRNGSGPGSNSDESFQLFADVDATVLDELLQTFRKYRLRSKVEIENVAEDFSCWQRYGGNLSEKSLSAEEPEAASVGWGGGVDRTGVSASRGVNLGWQWFKDPRLDSLGFRGIFPSDTIPPLVEADKETDEQNYLLWRLQKGVAEGSTEIPKGEAIPLEYNLAGLNAISFDKGCYVGQELVARTHHRGVIRKRAVPLRFLSDSGEDVEQKVAPGSEVKDDSSHKKVGTVTTALGCRGLGLLRLEDAFKGSGALTIQGREDVKVEAFRPDWWPAEWFQEHQQHSAVA
- the LOC109011129 gene encoding somatic embryogenesis receptor kinase 4-like gives rise to the protein MDFLHFLISLPLLLTFYTLRPVLGNAELRALLELKSSLDPENKFLQSWTSEDDPCSGSFLGVACNEHRKVANISLQGKGLSGKVSGAVAELKCLSGLYLHYNNLSGEIPKEISNLTELTDLYLNVNNLSGGIPHEIGKMSSLQVLQLCYNQLTGKIPTQMGSLKRLNVLALQDNRLMDEIPASLGNLRMLRRLDLSFNGFSGGIPASLADILQLKVLDVRNNSLSGVVPSAFRRLKEGLQCGNNPGLCGVGFSAVRVCTAFDDDDKGNVDQLGPSINYTAPIANPQPPNFGAHCSRTHCSMSTRFPQAAVVAGVITVTVILTGAVFLIIIMYRRKKQKIGTISDFSDDRLSTDQAKFYVNSASPLVILEYSNGWDPLADGRNGIGSPHDYLSYFRFNMEEVESATQHFSEVNLLGKSKFSAVYKGILRDGSIVAIRSINVTSCKSEEAEFVKGLKLLTSLRHENLVQLRGFCCSRSRGECFLIYDFAPNGNLSRYLDLDDGSNLALDWSKRVSIISGIAKGIGYLHSSKENKPAIIHQNISVEKILIDQQFNPLISDSGLPKLLADDIIFSALKISAAMGYLAPEYITTGRFTEKSDIYAFGVIILQILSGKQNVTNSIKLAAESYRFQDFMDTNLKVSFSESEATKLAEIALMCTHEHPDHRPNIEAVIEELSSFSDSS